The DNA sequence CGGTATCTACGCTTCGGATAAGAAGACGAGCTTCGAGGATACCAGGTTCAAGCGCAAGTATGACCGCTGGGAATTCATAAGGACGGCAAGATGCTCGAATTGCGGCAACAAGACGGACCATGAGATCGTCATAGACGAGTACAGGACGGGAATAGTCTGCCCTTCCTGCTTCTATACCCACGTGTACAATATAAGCATGTATGATAAGCCAAAAATAGAATAGGCGGTGACAAAGGTGGAAGATGGGCCGGAGACCTGGATGGTCGTGATCCATCCCGAGACAGGCGTGAAGGTTACAGGGATAATCTCCCTGGCATACAGGCTTCATTTTCCCGTCCGGATGAAAGAGACATGTTTCGGCCTTCTTGTCGAAAGCGACAGGGACACCGTAAGGGGCTTTTTGAACGTGCTGCGGGAACGCTATCCTTCCGGGATATTCCTGAAGCGAAGGGGCTACTCGATCAGCGATACCCGCGTATGCGGAAAGACTTTCGCCCCGGATCTTACTTTTACGGGCTTAAAGCCCGGATATGGCAACGGCCCATGGTTTAAGAGGGCCATAGGTCAGTTCGTGAACCTCAGCTCTTCATGATGGGGGGCTGAATCAAGGGTAATTGCCCGATAATAAACTCATTTTTTCGGACTTTCAGAATTGTATCAGTAAAGACTTAATAAAAGTAAAGAGTATACGTTCTCGCTTAAACATAAAGAGTGATCCGGATTGAATATAAAGCTCAATGACCTCGCAGGGCCCGCAGGTATGGCTCTTTTAATACTCATCGTACAGATCCTCGCGCTTCTTTTAGTGACTCCTCTTGACCAGTATGATATGAGAGCGTTCGATAACCCTGAAAGCATATGGAACCCGATCTTTTACATATTACTGATACTCGTGTTCACAGGCGTACTGCTCCTGATCATCAAGTATCAGGTCAAATGGCTGATACAGGGGTTCATCGCATTCGCGGTCTTCTCGACTCTCGTCTATGTGCTGTTCGGCCTGTCGGTGCTGGCAATGCCGGACATATTGCCGGAGTATGCCCTGCTTGGCTCGCTGGGCGGCTCTTTGTTGTTTACGGTATTGATGTTCTTCTATCCCGAATGGTTCATAATAGACATAGTGGGCATCCTGATCGCTGCAGGCGCAAGTGCAATATTCGGCATATCTCTGGCAGTCATACCCACGATACTATTGCTCGTGATACTGGCGGTATATGACTTTATATCGGTCTACAAGACGAAACATATGATCACGCTTGCCGAAGGCGTCATGGACCTGAAGCTGCCCATATTGTTCGTCCTGCCGAGAAAGCTTAACTATTCTTTTGCCAGAAGCCGCCGTAAGAGCATTGAGCAGGGCTCCGAGAGAGAAGCATACTTCATGGGACTGGGAGATGCGGTCATACCTTCCATACTAGCAGTCTCTGCAAATGCCTTCATCAGCGCCCCGGGGATCGGTTTCATTAACTTTCCCGCGCTGGGGACTATCGCAGGGACCCTGATAAGCTATATCGGCCTGATGTATCTTGTCTTAAAGGGCAAGCCACAGGCAGGGCTTCCATTCTTATGCACAGGGGCTATCGTAGGCTTCCTCATAGGATGCGCCGTAGCAGGCGTAAATCCCTTCTTTTAATTTTATTCTTTGATCACATTTTCAATGCTGTACATGAGCATAATGCATTTTCATCTCAAAGACTCAACTTTTCTTTTTTATACATGGCGACAAACAAGATAGCGCAAGTTAACCACAAAGTGCACAAAGGCACACTAGTTTCCACCACGAAATCTTTGATGAGCGGGGTCTTGCTCAGGTTTTAAGAATGAAAAATGTGTCTTACTAAATGGTCTTTGAGATGGAGTTTTTATGGTTGTGCCGGTCGGATGGCAGGTAGACACGTAACCTCACAAAAACACGGAAACACAAAAATTTTTTATATGATTTTTAAGGGCACGAAAACCCTAAGAATTTACTCACCAAACCACAAATGGCTCTAGTATCACCGTCAACGCACAAACAGCCCTAACGCCCGGCTCAACGCACCAACCTGCTCTAAGTCACCAACGCTAAAACAAGACCCCGAACATTCCCCAAACCACAAAAGTTCAATATCCCGGTTTGTGTTCGCCTGACTTATAGCAGGGATATTAGTCGTGCAAGCGTCAACCGTGCAGTTAAAATTTAGTGTTTTTGGAGAATGTTCGGGGTCTTGTTTTAGCGTTAGTGACTTAGAGCAGGTTGGTGCGTTGAGCCGTGCATTAGAGACTTTAGTGCATTGACGGTGATACTGGAGCCCTTTGTGGTTTGGTGAGTGAATCTTTGAGTTTTCGTGACCTTAAATTCTAAAAAATTTTTGTGTTTCCGTGTTTTTGTGAGGTTATGTGTCTGCCTGCCATCCGACAGGCATAACTGCAGAACATCGATCCCGTAATAGATGTTACATGCAAGTCTTTACAGAGACCATCAAAAAGTCTTTCATGGGAGCGCTCAACGGGTTCGAGGGTACACCATTTTCCACCACGAAGCGCTCGAAGGCGAGTAAGGTCCACAAAATATTTTTTATGTATATGATAATAGTCTAAAAATGTCCTTTGTGAACCCTCGAGCCCCTGGAGCCCTTTGCGGTGAAAGCTAGTGGTCCTTGGTTGCCTTTGTGGTTAGCCTGACCAATGATAAACCAATATATTATTTATAAAGAACTTACAGGGCAAAGCATTGAGCAGAGTATCCGTTTTTATCATACCTCGACAGACGATGATATCCTTTCTATGGACCTCTCCACAAAATCATCGTTCTCGATCACGATCTCGATAGCCTGATTGGGACACACTGTGGAGCATCTGCCGCATCCTCTGCACTGGTCGCTTATGACCGCCCTTCCGTCAACTATGCTGACGGCATCGACGAAACATGTCCCGTGCGTACATTTTCCGCATCCTGTGCACCTATCGGTGACGCTCACGCTGACACAGGGCATCTTCGTGACCTTTGAGCTGATATGCGAGGACAGGTCCGGCAGAATTTTCCAGAGGCAGCAGCAAGGGCAGCAATTACAAATGGTCAGAAGCTTATTGTCCGGCCCTACGTTAAGCCATAGCGCGTCAAGCTTGTTCCTGCCGATCAAATGCACGAGCCCCGCTTCCCCGCAGCGCCTGACATGCTCAAGCGCCTCTTCTTTAGTAACTCTCCTGCCAAGGAGCGGATCTATCTTCAATGTAGCCTCCCCCAGGAATATGCAGCCAAGTTCTACAGGATAATCCTTACAATTAGCAGAATCGCGGCATATGCACCTGTTCATTATCCAGTGGTATTCGGACATCTCTATGAAATGTTCCACTATGCGGGAAGGAAGCACAGTGTCCTGCGGCTGCTCTATCTTTTTATTCACCTCGATGACTTTGTCCATCGGGATGTAAATGATGTCATCGTTCTCGAAACATATCCTATCGACGGCCGCGCCCAAAACAGGCAATGTTGTCAGCCTTGCAAAAATAAACCTGAAAGGAAAGGCTTTTTTGATGACTTTCATGAAATACGAAGGCAAGGCCATAACTATCAACCGATATCAGGATTGATTATATCTGTCACGGCCATTATAAAAGTATGCCTGTCAGGCCTCTGCTTACGGACGATATTAAAAGATGAGCAAGAAACCCATAAGGCTCCTGCCCTTATTCGCTTTTTATTTCTTTTTTCTTGACGGGGGTAAAATATACACTTCCCCTGCGGGCGGGGCTTCCTCTACCTGGGCTTTACTCTTTACCTTAACGCCCTGTATCATCTCTACAAGCCTGCTTTTCACTTCTTTAACGCCCTCTCCGTTAAGCGTTGACATTTTCATGTCCGCGCTGACCTTTTCATCTACGGGCTTTACGTCGATCTTATTGGCGACTATCAGGACGGGCATCTTTACAAAGTTCTTGACCTCTTCGAGAAGCCTGTACTGTTCCTCTATTGTATAGCCGCAATTCTCGCTCGGGTCGACTATGAAAAGCAGCACGTCGCCGATGTGCCTTAACGCTGATATCGCCTGCTTCTCGATGTCGTTCCTTTCTTCCAGCGGCCTGTCGAGAAGTCCTGGCGTGTCGATGACCTGATACCTGATCTTCCTGGAAGTGAAATGGCCTATAGTCACGTTCTTGGTCGTGAACGGGTACTGGGCTATCTGAGGCCTTGCGCCTGTGACCGATGCGACGAAGCTTGACTTTCCTACGTTGGGGTATCCTGCGACGACAATGGTCGGCTCGTCTTTTACGTCCGGCAGCTTACGCAGTATGTTTCTCGCGTCGTTGAGGAAGCGAAGGTCTTTGTCGACGTCATATACGACCGATGCCATCCTGCCGAACGCCTGTTTCCTTATCTTGACAGGATCTTCCTCCCTTCTCATTATGCCGACGTATTTTCTAGATAGTTCCTTACTCTTCGCTGAGGCCCACTCTAAGGATCCGAGTGACATCTTTAGCTTTTCTATGCCCACAAGGATATCGGTAAGCTCCTTGTAAAAATCGTTCATCCTGTCAAGGCTGGGCCAGTCCTTTACCGCGTTATGAAGATTATCGGTAAGGATGTTCCCTGCCGTTAACACCATCGATTCTTCAAGCTCCCGCTTATCTGTATGGCCTGTTGCTACTATCTTTCCCTTTCCTGCTCTCGTCGCCCTTGAAAACGCCTTGTCTATCAGTTCATCAGCCGTCAGGATGGTGCCCATTCTTTCGAATATCATATTATCTCGCCTTCCTACAATCTCGTCTCACTGCCATAAATAAATGTGAAGATAATTGTCATCCTTAAAACATGACTTGTACTATAAATATTTGACAGTATCCTGAGCCAGTTCCGGTGATCATGCATTATCCGGCACGATTTCGCGACAGTTTCCGCGTCCTGTCTCTCAGGCAATATCACTATAAGGGTTAAACTAATTATATATAAATATAAATAATATATTGACCATGTCGGGACGTATAATATCGGGTATATTCAGGACATTGACGATCATTGTTTTATTATTCGGGGTCCTGGCTGTCTCCGGATGCATTGACCTGTTCGGATCGGAGGAGACACTGGTGGAATCATCCTGGTACGGCAAAGTTGTTGATGAGCAGGGATATGGATATCCTGACGTCACCGTCACCCTTCATATCATGAACAGTAATGGAGAGGTATATTCAAGGGAAACCGTTTCATCGAGCGCGGAACCTGTGCGCGGCATGTTCGTTTTTGATAGGATCGAGCTAAGGGACGGGTCATATTACGGGTTCGCCACCTGCAATGTCACGATAAATAATACCACGGTGAGCGTTCGCGGCGATAACCAACAGCTTATCGACGAATCAAGCAAGACCGTGACCACCATGGCCGTAGGCGGGAAAAACCTTACAGTGATCAAATACGGCAACTCTGTAAATGAAATATTGACGATACCGGCACAAGTCCCGGGTACTTAGTGGTGTGTCACACTAATTCATAGATATTTTATATCTTATCTTTCACCACAAAGGGACACAAAGAGGCAATATTTTCGCCTTCGTGCGCTCCGTGGTGAAAAACAGTACCCCTTGTTGCCTTTTGGGCACTAGATAAAAGATGAACTGACATACACATTAAAAAAATTATGGGATAGAACCCTTAGCGCGACGCGTCATAAATTCGCAGTTTTATTATACCCTGTCATTCACCGCTATGGCGACCTTTCCAGTAGTAACACGAACCTGCTGCCTCTGGTATGATCGTCGTCAACCTTGTTCTCGACCCATATCTTACCACCGTATCTTTCCACCAGCGACCTGACGATATACAATCCGAGGCCCGCGCCGTCCACTGCGAGGTTGACGCGCTCCTTTCTTAAAAATATCCTTCCTTTGTCAGAGTCCTGGATGCCTATGCCGTTATCCTCGATCACGATCCGGTGATACTCCGTATGCCCTTCCTTTACTATGTTCTCGTCGACCTGTATGGTGATAACAGGCTCATTCCCCGAGTATTTGATAGCGTTCCCTATGATATTCAGGAACACGTCCTTCAGGAAATGGTCGGCATATACAAAGGCCCCATCGACTTTGTTATATTCGATATGTACGTTCTTGGTATTATTCCCGGAGTGAAGGGCAACGACTTCGTCAAGTACCTGCCCCATGTCCACTTTTTCACGGGACATGGTCCATGCCTTCATCTCTTTGAACCTTGTGATATTCTTGATGATACTTGCGCTGTTGTTGAAAGCCAGTGTGGCCTTATCGATGATATCGGCATCTTCTTCGTTAAGGTTCTCACTCATCTTCAGCAACTCAAGGTAGCCTATACCGACCTGGTTGAGATTATTGATATCGTGGCTCATAAGGTCGACATATAGCTCGGCTTCATTCTTGGCCTCCAGGAGCTCTTTTTCGAGCTTCTTGCGCTCCGAGATGTCTCTGGAGATCGCCAGCATTCCCATGAACTCTCCCGCGGCGTCATACAGGGGAGAGGCCGTATAGGAGATCTTTATACGTTTGCCGCCTTTTCCCATCATCTCCATATCAAGGTCCCTGAACACCTTTCCTTCCTTTACGGAGCTTAATAGCATGAATCCCTTACTGTCATCTCCTCTAAGACATGGGAACACCTTCCCTATGGCCTCTTCGCGCGTTATGCCGAAAAGGCTCTCCGATGCCCTGTTCCACAGGACCACTCGCCCTGACGGATCATATGTGGTTATCGCGTCCGCGGAGTTCTCGATCATGTTCTTCATGAAGTCCCTGGTCTCGACTATCTCTTTGTACAGCAGCGAATTATCCACCGCTATGCCTATGTGGCCCCCTATGACCTTGAGAAGGCGCAGTTCCTCAACGCTCCATTCTTTTCTATGGCAGCAGCCGAACGCTATCATTCCCATGATCCTGTCCTTTGAAATGAGCGGCATGTACGCGGCTGACTTGATCTTTAACCGCTCTCCGTTCACTGTCGCATACATTTCCTTTTTAATGTCTTCGATGAATACCGGCTCTGACCTGACCAGCATGGTTATCACGGTATCGTTGCTCATATCTATGGAGGACATCTGACTGGCATCGTCATCTGATATGCCCCTGTATGCCTTAAGGACGAACTTTCCGCTGGCATCGTCTAACAGGAGCACGGTCCCGCTATCGGCTCCCATGAGGCTGATTATCTTTTCAAGAGAGTCGGAAAGAATATGATCGAACTGCAACGTGCGCCCTATCGCCATCGATATGTCGCATAGCAGGGCCAGTTCCTTGTTCATGCTGATAAGGGACTTTTCAGTGGATTTACGCTCCGTTATGTCCCTGATGACGCTTATCGTGCCCATGACGCTGCCGTCGTAGTCCCTGATCGGGGACATGGATTCGGATAGGTACCTGTGGATCCCCGACTTCGTCCTCGACACAATGTCGATATCGAGGAACGTCTCACCGTCCCTCACGCGCTCAAGGAAACTTTTCACTGACTGGGATTGTATGTACAGGTCCCCGAGGTCATCCGCCGAGGATCCCACGACCTCATCGAACTTATGGCCAAAGATACGCTCTGCGGCACGGTTCCAGGATGTTATCCTGAGATCAAGGTCTCTCGTTATGACTGCGTCGGCAGTGCTGTCAAGGATGCTCCTCAGCAGGTCTTCAGCACGCCTCAATTCCCTGTCCTTGTCCTGGACCCTTCTCTCGCAGTTCTGGCTGCATTCGATGAGAGCTTTTTCCATGTTCGCCCTGGACACTATGCTATCGATATAAAGGTCGAAGTTCCGTCGTTTATCTTCGATACCTTTCATCAGCTTCTCGGGTTCCACATGATCGATGTTCTTATAAAATGAAGCCTTGACCATAAGGTGATCGTGGGATTTTACTATGTCGACCAGGAAATCTTCGGAAAATTTTGACTTATCGTAGAAACAGATGATGATAAAACCTTTTTCAGCCCCCATAGAGCTCATGGCTGATTCGAGTTTAATGACAGTGCTTTTGCCCGGCCCCATGATCATAGAGGGGTCTGCAAAATAGAATATGAATGTTTTTTCGAAAGACGAGCATGGGTTATCATCTATGAACGATGATAATTGATCGCTGAGCGCCGCAGGTCCCATATCCGAATTACGGGGATACATGCACGGGAAAAACGACATCCTGCCGCTTTCCTTAAGCGAATCCGCATCGATGCCCTTGGCTTTAAGCGCGTTCACGATGCGTATCTTTGTATAGACGTTCGTGAAAAATATGTACCTGTAGTCATTTTGCCTTTTTGCGATGATATGG is a window from the Methanooceanicella nereidis genome containing:
- a CDS encoding PAS domain S-box protein — protein: MSDSCDYSHKGANNFDSLRPGSHVISVFDDENCQMSILAHIIAKRQNDYRYIFFTNVYTKIRIVNALKAKGIDADSLKESGRMSFFPCMYPRNSDMGPAALSDQLSSFIDDNPCSSFEKTFIFYFADPSMIMGPGKSTVIKLESAMSSMGAEKGFIIICFYDKSKFSEDFLVDIVKSHDHLMVKASFYKNIDHVEPEKLMKGIEDKRRNFDLYIDSIVSRANMEKALIECSQNCERRVQDKDRELRRAEDLLRSILDSTADAVITRDLDLRITSWNRAAERIFGHKFDEVVGSSADDLGDLYIQSQSVKSFLERVRDGETFLDIDIVSRTKSGIHRYLSESMSPIRDYDGSVMGTISVIRDITERKSTEKSLISMNKELALLCDISMAIGRTLQFDHILSDSLEKIISLMGADSGTVLLLDDASGKFVLKAYRGISDDDASQMSSIDMSNDTVITMLVRSEPVFIEDIKKEMYATVNGERLKIKSAAYMPLISKDRIMGMIAFGCCHRKEWSVEELRLLKVIGGHIGIAVDNSLLYKEIVETRDFMKNMIENSADAITTYDPSGRVVLWNRASESLFGITREEAIGKVFPCLRGDDSKGFMLLSSVKEGKVFRDLDMEMMGKGGKRIKISYTASPLYDAAGEFMGMLAISRDISERKKLEKELLEAKNEAELYVDLMSHDINNLNQVGIGYLELLKMSENLNEEDADIIDKATLAFNNSASIIKNITRFKEMKAWTMSREKVDMGQVLDEVVALHSGNNTKNVHIEYNKVDGAFVYADHFLKDVFLNIIGNAIKYSGNEPVITIQVDENIVKEGHTEYHRIVIEDNGIGIQDSDKGRIFLRKERVNLAVDGAGLGLYIVRSLVERYGGKIWVENKVDDDHTRGSRFVLLLERSP
- a CDS encoding DUF362 domain-containing protein, translated to MKVIKKAFPFRFIFARLTTLPVLGAAVDRICFENDDIIYIPMDKVIEVNKKIEQPQDTVLPSRIVEHFIEMSEYHWIMNRCICRDSANCKDYPVELGCIFLGEATLKIDPLLGRRVTKEEALEHVRRCGEAGLVHLIGRNKLDALWLNVGPDNKLLTICNCCPCCCLWKILPDLSSHISSKVTKMPCVSVSVTDRCTGCGKCTHGTCFVDAVSIVDGRAVISDQCRGCGRCSTVCPNQAIEIVIENDDFVERSIERISSSVEV
- a CDS encoding DUF2102 domain-containing protein; translation: MEDGPETWMVVIHPETGVKVTGIISLAYRLHFPVRMKETCFGLLVESDRDTVRGFLNVLRERYPSGIFLKRRGYSISDTRVCGKTFAPDLTFTGLKPGYGNGPWFKRAIGQFVNLSSS
- a CDS encoding NOG1 family protein; the encoded protein is MIFERMGTILTADELIDKAFSRATRAGKGKIVATGHTDKRELEESMVLTAGNILTDNLHNAVKDWPSLDRMNDFYKELTDILVGIEKLKMSLGSLEWASAKSKELSRKYVGIMRREEDPVKIRKQAFGRMASVVYDVDKDLRFLNDARNILRKLPDVKDEPTIVVAGYPNVGKSSFVASVTGARPQIAQYPFTTKNVTIGHFTSRKIRYQVIDTPGLLDRPLEERNDIEKQAISALRHIGDVLLFIVDPSENCGYTIEEQYRLLEEVKNFVKMPVLIVANKIDVKPVDEKVSADMKMSTLNGEGVKEVKSRLVEMIQGVKVKSKAQVEEAPPAGEVYILPPSRKKK
- a CDS encoding presenilin family intramembrane aspartyl protease PSH yields the protein MNIKLNDLAGPAGMALLILIVQILALLLVTPLDQYDMRAFDNPESIWNPIFYILLILVFTGVLLLIIKYQVKWLIQGFIAFAVFSTLVYVLFGLSVLAMPDILPEYALLGSLGGSLLFTVLMFFYPEWFIIDIVGILIAAGASAIFGISLAVIPTILLLVILAVYDFISVYKTKHMITLAEGVMDLKLPILFVLPRKLNYSFARSRRKSIEQGSEREAYFMGLGDAVIPSILAVSANAFISAPGIGFINFPALGTIAGTLISYIGLMYLVLKGKPQAGLPFLCTGAIVGFLIGCAVAGVNPFF
- a CDS encoding zinc ribbon domain-containing protein, with the translated sequence MVNMADEPEIMRWELQKESRCYNCHKDAIQIIQILPTETTVTCSNCGARRYYTIHGIYASDKKTSFEDTRFKRKYDRWEFIRTARCSNCGNKTDHEIVIDEYRTGIVCPSCFYTHVYNISMYDKPKIE